Proteins encoded within one genomic window of Marinitoga sp. 1197:
- a CDS encoding Glu/Leu/Phe/Val family dehydrogenase produces the protein MSLFENALKQFDKACKVMDLDPNLQAVLSKPKRELTVNFPVKMDDGSIRVFTGHRVQHNIARGPAKGGIRYHQDVTLDEVRALAFWMTWKSAVVDIPYGGGKGGVTVNPKELSDGELERLSRRFFSEIQVIIGEDRDIPAPDVNTNPQVMAWYMDTYSMNVGHSVLGIVTGKPLDIGGSKGRTEATGRGVRVCVEEATNYLRDKGVFTKQNEQLTVAVHGFGNVGTYAALLTAEELGMKVVAFSDSSTGVYKEDGFTPDEIRDIMDYISARKTRLNDYDGEVNFKKITNDELLTLDVDILIPAAIENVITEKNAKDVRAKLIVEGANGPITPEADEILNEKGVLIVPDFLANSGGVTVSYFEWVQGLQYYFWELEDVRNALHRKMKDAFWSTIKTMEKYKTDMRSAAYVIAIERVATATRLRGIYP, from the coding sequence ATGAGCTTATTTGAAAATGCATTGAAACAGTTTGATAAAGCATGTAAAGTAATGGATTTAGACCCAAATTTACAAGCAGTACTTTCAAAACCAAAAAGAGAACTAACAGTTAATTTTCCTGTAAAAATGGATGATGGTTCAATAAGGGTATTCACTGGACACAGAGTTCAACACAATATTGCTAGAGGACCTGCTAAAGGTGGAATTAGATATCATCAGGATGTAACTTTAGACGAAGTTAGAGCTTTAGCTTTCTGGATGACTTGGAAATCTGCTGTTGTTGATATCCCATATGGTGGAGGTAAAGGTGGAGTTACAGTAAATCCAAAAGAATTATCTGACGGAGAATTGGAAAGACTATCAAGAAGATTTTTCTCAGAAATACAGGTAATTATAGGTGAAGATAGGGATATTCCTGCACCAGATGTAAATACCAACCCACAGGTAATGGCATGGTATATGGATACTTATTCAATGAATGTTGGACATTCTGTACTCGGTATTGTTACAGGTAAACCTTTAGATATAGGTGGTTCTAAAGGAAGAACTGAAGCTACAGGTAGAGGGGTTAGAGTATGTGTTGAAGAAGCTACTAACTACTTAAGAGACAAAGGTGTATTTACAAAACAAAATGAGCAATTAACAGTTGCTGTCCATGGTTTTGGTAATGTTGGTACTTATGCTGCATTATTGACAGCAGAAGAATTAGGTATGAAGGTTGTAGCATTCAGTGATAGTTCAACAGGCGTTTATAAAGAAGATGGATTCACACCAGATGAAATAAGAGATATTATGGATTATATCTCTGCAAGAAAAACCAGATTAAACGATTACGATGGAGAAGTTAATTTCAAAAAAATTACAAATGATGAATTATTAACTTTAGATGTTGATATTTTAATTCCAGCTGCTATTGAAAACGTTATAACAGAAAAGAATGCTAAGGATGTTAGAGCTAAATTAATAGTTGAGGGTGCTAATGGTCCTATTACTCCTGAAGCTGATGAAATATTAAATGAAAAAGGTGTTTTAATTGTTCCTGATTTCCTTGCAAACTCAGGCGGAGTTACAGTATCTTATTTTGAATGGGTACAAGGCTTACAATATTACTTCTGGGAATTAGAAGATGTTAGAAATGCATTACACAGAAAAATGAAAGATGCTTTCTGGTCAACTATTAAAACTATGGAAAAATATAAAACAGATATGAGATCTGCAGCATATGTTATTGCAATTGAAAGAGTTGCAACTGCTACAAGATTAAGAGGAATATATCCATGA
- a CDS encoding NUDIX hydrolase has product MDINDIKILFRGENAHFTEDLKIFSVMVPLLKINNKLHILFEIRSDKLSQPGEVSLPGGAVEKNEALYSAGIRELEEEVGITHEKVEKIAQLNYFSTPFNFIIYPFLVYIKDFKNSDLKLNYDEVSEIFFVPLDFFINYSPLKYKVDVKMVPPENYPYHLIPNGKNYNWRKGFYKTYFYIYKDKIIWGLTAKIIYNFIKKLP; this is encoded by the coding sequence ATGGATATAAACGATATTAAAATTTTATTTAGGGGAGAAAATGCACACTTCACAGAGGATTTGAAAATTTTTTCTGTAATGGTTCCATTGCTTAAAATAAATAATAAACTTCACATTCTATTTGAAATAAGATCAGATAAATTAAGTCAGCCCGGAGAAGTTAGTTTACCTGGTGGAGCAGTTGAAAAAAATGAAGCTCTCTATAGTGCAGGAATTAGAGAATTAGAAGAAGAGGTTGGAATCACACATGAAAAAGTTGAAAAAATCGCCCAGTTAAATTATTTTTCAACACCATTTAATTTTATCATTTATCCATTTTTAGTATATATTAAAGATTTTAAAAACTCCGATCTAAAACTTAATTATGATGAAGTTTCTGAAATTTTCTTTGTCCCATTGGATTTTTTTATAAATTATTCTCCTTTAAAATATAAAGTTGATGTAAAAATGGTTCCTCCTGAAAATTATCCCTATCATTTAATTCCGAACGGAAAAAATTATAATTGGAGAAAGGGTTTTTATAAAACCTATTTTTATATATATAAAGATAAAATCATATGGGGATTAACAGCAAAAATTATTTATAATTTCATAAAAAAGCTCCCTT